The Vicinamibacterales bacterium genome has a window encoding:
- a CDS encoding dihydrofolate reductase family protein yields the protein MRKVIYGGACSLDGFFAGKDGAIDWLHFSKDVQEIMKQSWASTDTVLMGRKTWQGAAGSGGGGSMKGLKSYVFSRTLTSVPGKGVELVTSDAGDFVRKLKAQPGKDIIVMSGGNFATSLLQAGVIDEVGLNVHPILLGSGVPAFLDSGARVPLELTECRQLEGGCVLVTYRVRH from the coding sequence ATGAGGAAGGTCATCTACGGCGGTGCGTGCAGCCTGGACGGGTTCTTCGCCGGCAAGGACGGCGCCATCGACTGGCTGCACTTCAGCAAGGACGTGCAGGAGATCATGAAACAGTCGTGGGCCTCGACCGACACCGTCCTGATGGGCCGCAAGACCTGGCAGGGCGCCGCCGGCAGCGGCGGTGGCGGATCCATGAAGGGCCTCAAGAGCTACGTGTTCTCGCGCACGCTGACGAGCGTGCCGGGCAAGGGCGTGGAGTTGGTGACGAGCGACGCCGGCGACTTCGTGCGAAAGCTCAAGGCCCAGCCCGGCAAGGACATCATTGTGATGAGCGGCGGCAACTTTGCCACCTCCCTCCTCCAGGCGGGCGTGATCGACGAGGTGGGGCTGAACGTGCACCCGATCCTGCTCGGATCAGGCGTGCCGGCGTTTCTCGATTCGGGAGCGAGGGTGCCGCTCGAGCTGACGGAATGCCGTCAGCTCGAGGGCGGATGCGTGTTGGTCACCTACCGGGTCAGGCACTAA
- a CDS encoding metallophosphoesterase, translating into MKRHPLKRFVPALLVLAAATVLAAGMAEQAPAPATAMSAVTETRPPVGKDSVKFLVLGDTGTGDRAQYDVAAQAWKSHQVFPYQFAIMLGDNIYGSERPQDFSQKFEKPYKPMLDANIPFYASLGNHDDPNQRYYKPFGMDGQRFYSYQKSDVRFFVLDSNYMDKDQQAWLDKELSASDARWKVAYFHHPLYSSGGAHGSEVDLRVIVEPMLIKYGVNVVFAGHEHFYERIKPQRGIAYFTSGGAAKLREGDIRMGPLTAKGFDTEQSYMLVEIDGDVMRFQTISRRGKVVDSGEIARQATPDTKS; encoded by the coding sequence ATGAAGAGACACCCGCTCAAGCGATTCGTGCCGGCGCTCCTGGTGCTGGCGGCGGCCACTGTCCTGGCGGCCGGCATGGCCGAACAGGCACCGGCCCCCGCCACCGCCATGTCGGCGGTCACGGAAACACGCCCGCCCGTCGGCAAAGACTCGGTGAAGTTCCTCGTGCTCGGCGACACCGGCACCGGTGATCGCGCGCAGTACGACGTGGCGGCGCAGGCGTGGAAGTCGCACCAGGTGTTCCCGTACCAGTTCGCCATCATGCTGGGCGATAACATCTACGGTTCCGAGCGCCCGCAGGATTTCTCCCAGAAGTTCGAGAAGCCGTACAAGCCGATGCTCGACGCGAACATCCCGTTCTATGCGTCACTTGGCAACCACGACGACCCGAACCAGCGCTACTACAAGCCTTTCGGCATGGACGGCCAGCGCTTCTACAGTTACCAGAAGAGCGACGTCCGCTTCTTCGTGCTCGACAGCAACTACATGGACAAGGACCAGCAGGCCTGGCTGGACAAGGAGCTGTCGGCCTCGGACGCCAGGTGGAAGGTCGCTTACTTCCACCACCCGCTCTACTCGTCCGGGGGGGCGCACGGCTCCGAAGTTGACCTGCGCGTGATCGTCGAGCCGATGCTCATCAAGTACGGCGTCAACGTGGTCTTTGCCGGGCACGAGCACTTCTACGAGCGCATCAAGCCGCAGCGGGGCATTGCCTACTTCACGTCCGGCGGCGCGGCCAAGCTGCGCGAAGGCGACATCAGGATGGGCCCGCTGACGGCCAAGGGCTTCGATACCGAGCAGAGTTACATGCTGGTCGAGATCGACGGCGACGTCATGCGATTCCAGACCATCTCGCGCCGTGGGAAGGTCGTCGATTCCGGCGAGATTGCGCGGCAGGCCACGCCCGACACCAAGTCATGA
- a CDS encoding MgtC/SapB family protein has product MDPLIVDLPGVMDNFQEEVLASLIRLPLAALLGTALALRPRRSGTPERQPAVVQTQIILAVVGSLIMLVVGASLARAFGIVGAANLIRYRSKIDDPKDAVVMLCALSVGLASGVGLYGLAIIGTVFIAACLWVIEGFEPQTRIFELSVKFGAKTPELKPKIEAVLRRFKVKFEMRTAAEDTVSYMATAPRALSTDRVSKALMELEPSGKGAIEWEEKSKAKVPK; this is encoded by the coding sequence ATGGACCCCTTGATCGTCGACCTCCCGGGCGTGATGGACAACTTCCAGGAAGAGGTTCTCGCGTCGCTCATCCGCCTGCCGCTGGCCGCTCTCCTCGGTACCGCGCTGGCGCTGCGCCCCAGGCGCAGCGGCACCCCTGAACGCCAGCCGGCCGTGGTGCAGACGCAGATCATTCTCGCGGTGGTTGGTTCGCTGATCATGTTGGTGGTGGGCGCGAGCCTCGCCCGCGCCTTCGGCATTGTCGGCGCCGCCAACCTGATTCGCTACCGCTCCAAGATCGACGATCCCAAGGACGCCGTCGTCATGCTGTGCGCGCTGTCGGTCGGGCTCGCGTCGGGCGTCGGCCTCTATGGCCTGGCCATTATCGGCACCGTCTTCATCGCCGCGTGCCTCTGGGTGATCGAAGGATTCGAGCCGCAAACGCGCATCTTCGAACTGAGCGTCAAGTTCGGCGCGAAGACGCCGGAGCTGAAGCCGAAGATCGAAGCCGTGCTGCGCCGCTTCAAGGTAAAATTCGAAATGCGCACCGCCGCGGAAGACACCGTGTCGTACATGGCCACGGCGCCCCGCGCTCTGAGCACCGACCGGGTGTCGAAGGCGCTGATGGAGCTCGAGCCGTCCGGAAAGGGCGCCATCGAGTGGGAAGAGAAGTCCAAGGCCAAGGTGCCGAAGTAA